Proteins encoded in a region of the Desulfovibrio sp. genome:
- a CDS encoding prephenate dehydrogenase/arogenate dehydrogenase family protein: MGAMLLARACAEGLTVEGVDVPLTPETLAPACAGADLAIICVPAAVFSEVIATVCPHLPPTAVLADITSVKEIPLQQMQKAWTGPVVGTHPLFGPQPDPEADQPVAIVPGANAAQLHVELTAGFFTALGCRVFGTTAEKHDKAMARIQNMNFITSLAYFALLAGQDELLPFVTPSFLRRQNAARKMLTEDASMFAGLFEANPYSYEAVRQYRQMLNLAAAGDIDLLCQRARWWWQDDAKLEKA; this comes from the coding sequence ATGGGCGCAATGCTGCTTGCCCGCGCCTGTGCGGAGGGCCTTACGGTAGAAGGCGTGGACGTTCCCCTGACGCCCGAAACCCTGGCCCCCGCCTGCGCCGGAGCAGACCTGGCCATCATCTGCGTACCAGCCGCCGTCTTCAGCGAGGTCATTGCCACCGTTTGCCCCCATCTGCCCCCTACGGCCGTGCTGGCAGACATAACCTCGGTGAAGGAAATACCCTTGCAACAGATGCAAAAGGCCTGGACGGGTCCCGTGGTGGGCACACACCCCCTGTTTGGCCCCCAGCCCGACCCGGAGGCCGATCAGCCCGTGGCCATCGTGCCCGGTGCAAACGCCGCGCAGCTGCATGTGGAACTGACAGCGGGCTTTTTTACCGCGCTGGGCTGCCGGGTGTTCGGCACCACCGCTGAAAAGCACGACAAGGCCATGGCCCGCATCCAGAACATGAATTTCATCACCAGTCTGGCCTATTTTGCCCTGCTGGCCGGACAGGACGAGCTGCTGCCTTTTGTGACACCCTCGTTCTTGCGCCGCCAGAACGCGGCCCGCAAAATGCTTACCGAAGACGCGAGCATGTTTGCTGGTCTGTTTGAGGCCAACCCCTACAGTTATGAAGCGGTTCGTCAGTACCGGCAAATGCTTAACCTTGCCGCAGCTGGCGACATAGACCTGCTGTGCCAGCGCGCCCGCTGGTGGTGGCAGGATGATGCCAAGCTCGAAAAAGCATAA
- the flhB gene encoding flagellar biosynthesis protein FlhB: MFGAQKDPSRTEKASPKRVSKQREEGNVPKAPELGKAVSLLGGVAILYAWIGPMADNIKRLFRHFLSHSWEFDPNPENVYNLSIELTLEVARMILPILLTLGFLAFLAQRLQVGKLWTTKVLRPKFQRFNIINGLKQMLLSPQTILRTIKSLLFSLILGLIPGWIIYKEYHNFLPMYYATTEGVAAYMLHMAFRLACYALMPIMAIAIFDVWQTRFAYNEGMKMTKSEVKDEQKQADGDPVVKGQQRKKMMEVMSKRMLADVPKADVVITNPTHIAVALSYNSSEAPAPIVLAKGADHLAEKIKEVARENRIPIRENVPLARALYKSTEVGDMIPEELYKAVAAVLASIWKLKPKTGRP, encoded by the coding sequence ATGTTCGGTGCGCAGAAAGATCCAAGCAGAACAGAAAAAGCGTCTCCCAAACGCGTCAGCAAGCAGCGCGAGGAAGGCAACGTTCCCAAAGCGCCAGAGCTTGGCAAGGCTGTGAGCCTGCTGGGCGGCGTTGCCATTCTGTATGCCTGGATCGGTCCCATGGCCGACAACATCAAGCGCCTGTTCCGGCATTTTCTGAGCCATTCGTGGGAATTCGATCCCAACCCAGAAAACGTCTACAACCTCAGCATCGAACTTACCCTTGAAGTGGCCCGCATGATCCTGCCCATTCTGCTGACCCTTGGCTTTCTGGCCTTTCTGGCCCAGCGGCTGCAGGTTGGCAAACTCTGGACAACAAAGGTGCTGCGCCCCAAGTTTCAGCGTTTCAATATTATCAACGGACTCAAGCAGATGCTGCTTTCGCCGCAGACCATTTTGCGCACCATCAAGAGCCTGCTTTTCTCACTGATTCTCGGCCTTATCCCCGGCTGGATCATCTATAAGGAATATCACAACTTTCTGCCCATGTACTACGCCACCACAGAGGGGGTGGCCGCCTACATGCTGCATATGGCCTTTCGCCTGGCCTGCTATGCCCTCATGCCCATCATGGCCATTGCCATTTTTGACGTATGGCAGACGCGCTTTGCCTACAACGAAGGCATGAAAATGACCAAGTCGGAAGTGAAGGACGAACAGAAGCAGGCCGACGGTGACCCGGTGGTCAAGGGGCAACAGCGCAAAAAAATGATGGAAGTCATGAGCAAGCGTATGCTGGCCGACGTGCCCAAGGCCGACGTGGTGATTACCAACCCTACCCATATTGCCGTGGCGCTCAGCTACAATTCGTCCGAGGCCCCGGCCCCCATCGTGCTGGCCAAGGGCGCAGACCACCTGGCCGAAAAAATTAAGGAAGTAGCCCGCGAAAACCGTATTCCCATTCGCGAAAATGTGCCTCTGGCACGGGCTTTGTATAAGTCCACGGAAGTGGGCGACATGATTCCAGAGGAGCTTTACAAGGCTGTGGCCGCAGTGTTGGCCAGCATCTGGAAGCTCAAGCCCAAGACGGGAAGGCCCTAA
- the flhA gene encoding flagellar biosynthesis protein FlhA — MAAAVLPQIDYSRYSKNGELFLAAGVVTILFVMLVPLPTFFLDILLCVSISISLLVLITTMFMTSPLEFTIFPSLLLVTTLLRLALNVASTRLILLNGNMGANAAGEVIRAFGQFVVGGSYVVGGVIFMILFILNKVVITSGTSRIAEVAARFTLDAMPGKQMAIEADLNAGLIDEEQANARRAGLRKEADFYGAMDGACKFVSGDVNAGMFITLVNLIGGIIIGMAQKDMDWNTALTTYSLLTIGDGLVSTIPSIIVSTGTGLLVSRAASEAKMGEEFLAQLTFNSKALKMVSAVLLLFALVPGLPTIPFLIISALIFTVSRLSENKDQEAANKAKAEEKKKKNSGSGTADTPEEVQALLPLDTLELEVGYGLIPLVDEEQSGNLLARIRSIRRQFALDMGVVIPSLHLRDNLQLKPGQYSLLIKGNQVASAEILVDHFLAMDPGNVTTKISGIETREPAFNLPALWIPDSQREEAMLAGYTVVDPATVIATHLTEVFKRHLGDFLDRQAVQGLLDTVAKHAPKAVEDLVPNVLPLGVVQKVLQLLVRENVSVRDMLTIVETLGDFGGGVKNPETLGEYVREKLSRAIVRPYLDSSGTLSVLTLSPNAERLVQEGVRHADNGVTFLSMNPAVAQRLVNNISTAADNAVNAEAQPVLLVTPLIRPHLAQIITRFLPTVPVISQAEIPPDIRLQSVGTVDAE; from the coding sequence ATGGCTGCCGCAGTACTTCCTCAGATTGATTACAGCCGGTACTCCAAAAACGGCGAACTGTTCCTGGCTGCCGGCGTGGTGACCATCCTGTTCGTCATGCTGGTTCCGCTGCCCACATTTTTTCTTGATATACTGCTCTGCGTGAGTATTTCCATCTCGCTGCTGGTGCTCATCACCACCATGTTCATGACGAGCCCGCTGGAATTTACCATCTTTCCGTCGCTGCTGCTGGTCACAACCCTGCTGCGGCTGGCACTCAACGTGGCCTCCACCCGTCTTATATTGCTCAACGGCAACATGGGTGCAAACGCCGCAGGCGAGGTTATCCGCGCATTTGGGCAGTTTGTGGTGGGCGGCAGTTATGTGGTGGGCGGCGTTATCTTCATGATCCTGTTCATTCTCAACAAGGTTGTTATTACCTCTGGTACTTCACGTATCGCAGAAGTGGCAGCCCGCTTTACCCTTGACGCCATGCCCGGCAAACAGATGGCCATTGAAGCCGACCTCAACGCGGGCCTGATTGACGAAGAACAGGCCAATGCCCGCCGTGCAGGCCTGCGCAAGGAAGCCGACTTTTACGGTGCCATGGACGGTGCGTGCAAGTTTGTTTCGGGTGACGTAAACGCGGGCATGTTCATCACCCTGGTGAACCTGATCGGCGGTATCATCATTGGCATGGCTCAAAAGGACATGGACTGGAACACGGCCCTCACCACTTACTCGCTGCTGACCATTGGTGACGGTCTGGTTTCCACCATTCCCTCCATCATTGTTTCTACGGGCACGGGTCTGCTTGTTTCGCGCGCCGCTTCCGAAGCCAAGATGGGCGAAGAATTTCTGGCCCAGCTTACCTTCAACAGCAAGGCGCTCAAAATGGTTTCAGCCGTGCTGCTGCTGTTTGCCCTTGTGCCCGGCCTGCCCACAATCCCTTTTCTGATAATATCCGCCCTGATCTTTACCGTGAGCAGGCTCAGCGAAAACAAGGATCAGGAAGCCGCCAACAAGGCCAAGGCTGAAGAAAAGAAAAAGAAGAACAGCGGCTCGGGCACGGCAGACACGCCAGAAGAAGTGCAGGCCCTGCTGCCGCTCGATACGCTTGAACTTGAGGTGGGCTACGGCCTCATCCCCCTGGTGGACGAGGAACAGAGCGGCAACCTGCTGGCCCGCATCCGCTCCATCCGCCGACAGTTTGCACTGGACATGGGCGTGGTCATTCCCTCGCTGCACCTGCGCGACAACCTGCAGCTCAAGCCCGGCCAGTATTCCCTTCTTATCAAGGGTAATCAGGTGGCCTCGGCGGAAATTCTGGTTGACCATTTTCTGGCCATGGACCCCGGCAACGTGACCACCAAGATCAGTGGTATTGAAACGCGCGAACCGGCCTTTAACCTGCCCGCGCTGTGGATTCCCGACAGCCAGCGTGAAGAAGCCATGCTGGCGGGCTACACGGTGGTTGACCCGGCCACGGTTATCGCCACACATTTGACAGAAGTGTTCAAGCGGCATCTGGGCGACTTCCTTGACCGCCAGGCGGTTCAGGGTCTGCTGGATACCGTGGCCAAACATGCGCCCAAGGCGGTGGAAGACCTGGTTCCCAACGTGCTGCCTCTGGGCGTGGTGCAAAAGGTGCTGCAGCTTCTGGTACGCGAAAACGTCAGCGTGCGCGACATGCTGACCATCGTGGAAACGCTGGGCGACTTTGGTGGGGGCGTCAAAAATCCGGAGACCCTCGGCGAGTACGTGCGCGAAAAACTTTCGCGGGCCATCGTGCGGCCCTACCTGGACAGCTCGGGCACGCTTTCGGTGCTTACCCTTTCCCCCAATGCCGAAAGACTGGTGCAGGAAGGTGTTCGCCATGCCGACAACGGCGTTACCTTCCTTTCCATGAACCCGGCGGTGGCGCAGCGGCTTGTCAACAACATCAGCACTGCCGCCGACAATGCGGTCAATGCCGAGGCCCAGCCCGTGCTGCTGGTCACGCCTCTCATTCGCCCGCATCTGGCCCAGATCATCACGCGCTTTCTGCCCACGGTTCCGGTTATCTCGCAGGCAGAGATTCCGCCTGATATCCGCCTGCAGTCGGTGGGCACGGTGGACGCCGAATAA
- a CDS encoding flagellar biosynthesis protein FlhF codes for MQVKTFTGTTSQEILARIKAEMGSDAVILGNRTYRKNGAVCHEITAGIERPKTEAASGAGAPAGWGEWHKDWMQLKDQIFALMKPAIQLERLTPRQRVALEYLQREGVSDSVAVDLYKRLLAEPGASVLECLCDMVPVKTWGAEHWRQRIHLMAGPFGLGKTTTALRFALHLRRNDPEARIAFINADCLRGNGRLILRHWAELSNFSYMEAPDKASMEHALAATREASAVFIDVPGLDRNGSLASWKADMGLDTVEAATHLTLSPFFDALQTQAFLQRYKTDGPGSIVWTKLDEAVSFGNIVNVACQAGLPVSALSFGAELKESLAPATEPLVWRLIFKRQLPGQAA; via the coding sequence ATGCAGGTAAAGACGTTCACAGGGACCACATCACAGGAAATTCTGGCCAGAATCAAGGCCGAGATGGGGTCTGACGCCGTTATCCTGGGCAACCGCACCTACCGTAAAAACGGAGCGGTCTGCCACGAAATAACTGCCGGTATAGAGCGCCCCAAGACTGAAGCGGCATCGGGCGCTGGCGCACCCGCAGGCTGGGGAGAATGGCACAAGGACTGGATGCAGCTGAAAGATCAGATTTTTGCGCTGATGAAGCCCGCCATCCAGCTTGAGCGCCTCACCCCCCGTCAGCGCGTGGCACTTGAATATTTGCAACGCGAGGGCGTTTCGGACTCCGTGGCAGTTGACCTGTACAAGCGACTGCTGGCAGAACCGGGCGCATCGGTGCTTGAATGCCTGTGCGATATGGTGCCCGTAAAAACATGGGGCGCAGAGCACTGGCGGCAGCGCATACACCTGATGGCCGGGCCTTTTGGCCTGGGTAAAACCACCACGGCCCTGCGCTTTGCCCTGCATCTGCGCAGAAACGACCCGGAAGCGCGCATTGCCTTTATCAACGCCGATTGCCTGCGCGGCAACGGCAGGCTGATTTTGCGCCACTGGGCCGAGCTTTCCAATTTTTCGTATATGGAAGCGCCCGACAAGGCCTCCATGGAACACGCTCTTGCCGCCACGCGCGAAGCCAGCGCAGTATTTATCGATGTCCCCGGCCTTGACCGCAATGGCAGCCTTGCCAGCTGGAAAGCCGACATGGGGCTCGACACGGTGGAAGCGGCCACGCATCTTACACTTTCGCCTTTTTTTGACGCCCTGCAAACCCAGGCATTTTTGCAGCGTTACAAAACAGACGGGCCAGGTTCCATAGTCTGGACCAAGCTGGACGAAGCCGTCAGCTTTGGCAATATAGTTAATGTGGCCTGCCAGGCGGGCCTGCCGGTTTCAGCCCTGTCTTTCGGCGCGGAACTCAAGGAAAGCCTTGCCCCGGCCACTGAGCCGCTGGTCTGGCGTCTCATTTTCAAAAGGCAACTTCCTGGTCAGGCCGCCTAG
- a CDS encoding MinD/ParA family protein produces MSGTFPLVFSVTSGKGGVGKTNISVNLAICLAQLGKQVVLIDADLGLANVDVVLGLTPQKNIFHLFHEGATINDILFPTPYGFSILPASSGMSEMLTLSTGQKLELLEAVDEMEDGLDYLIVDTGAGISDNVLYFNMAAQERLVVLTPEPTSLTDAYALIKVLKNNHGVERFKVCVNMAPDLKTAKDMFVRLHQACDHFLSGVSLELVGVVPRDTGVRKAVVQQLPYCISEPQSPAAKATMTLAKNISAWEAPENLDGNIKFFWKKLLFR; encoded by the coding sequence ATGAGCGGCACTTTCCCTCTGGTTTTTTCCGTCACTTCAGGCAAGGGCGGCGTCGGCAAGACCAATATTTCGGTCAATCTTGCCATCTGTCTTGCCCAGCTGGGCAAGCAGGTAGTGCTCATTGATGCCGACCTTGGCTTGGCCAACGTGGACGTGGTGCTTGGGCTTACTCCGCAGAAAAATATTTTCCACCTGTTCCACGAAGGCGCCACCATAAACGATATTCTCTTTCCCACGCCTTACGGCTTTTCCATACTGCCCGCTTCGTCAGGCATGAGCGAAATGCTCACCCTCTCAACGGGACAGAAACTGGAACTGCTGGAAGCCGTGGATGAAATGGAAGACGGCCTGGACTACCTGATTGTTGATACGGGCGCAGGCATCAGTGACAACGTGCTCTATTTCAATATGGCCGCGCAGGAACGGCTGGTGGTGCTCACCCCTGAGCCCACCTCGCTTACCGACGCTTACGCGCTCATCAAGGTGCTCAAAAACAACCACGGTGTTGAGCGCTTCAAGGTGTGCGTAAACATGGCCCCCGACCTGAAAACGGCCAAGGACATGTTTGTACGCCTGCATCAGGCATGCGACCATTTTCTGAGCGGCGTATCGCTGGAACTTGTGGGTGTTGTGCCGCGTGATACAGGCGTGCGCAAGGCCGTGGTGCAGCAGTTGCCCTACTGCATAAGCGAACCGCAAAGCCCTGCCGCCAAGGCCACCATGACGCTGGCCAAGAACATCAGCGCCTGGGAAGCCCCCGAGAATCTGGACGGCAACATCAAATTTTTCTGGAAGAAACTGCTTTTCCGCTAG
- a CDS encoding FliA/WhiG family RNA polymerase sigma factor, translating into MKTGTAQAQAPCPWEALETGATPWESFSPAEQESVVRHYAPKIRFLALRLKAKLPRSVELGELISSGTLGLMEALGKFRPQLGIRFETYAESRIKGAMLDELRRLDWFPRSLRQRVRVLDEAMRKVEHEHGRQATEDELQKITGLDLRDVRQGLEALQNQLWISLDAIQDTLSGEGPEGGGEPFRNTALQELVERVAPLIDRLTPREKLVLSLYYTDELNMRETAEVMGITEGRVSQLHSQALTRLRKEFHNLYGEGSEI; encoded by the coding sequence ATGAAGACCGGCACAGCGCAAGCGCAAGCTCCCTGCCCCTGGGAAGCGCTCGAAACCGGGGCAACCCCTTGGGAGAGCTTTTCACCGGCAGAGCAGGAATCTGTGGTGCGGCATTATGCGCCCAAGATCCGCTTTCTTGCCTTACGGCTAAAAGCCAAGCTGCCGCGCAGCGTCGAGCTTGGCGAGCTGATCAGCTCTGGCACGCTTGGGCTCATGGAAGCTCTTGGCAAATTCAGGCCACAGCTGGGCATACGTTTTGAAACCTATGCCGAGAGCCGTATCAAGGGAGCCATGCTCGATGAATTGCGCCGCCTTGACTGGTTTCCACGTTCGTTGCGCCAGCGTGTTCGGGTACTCGATGAAGCCATGCGCAAGGTCGAGCACGAGCACGGCAGACAGGCCACGGAAGACGAACTGCAAAAAATCACCGGCCTCGACCTGCGCGATGTGCGCCAAGGCCTCGAGGCTCTGCAAAACCAGCTCTGGATTTCGCTTGATGCCATTCAGGACACGCTTTCGGGCGAGGGCCCGGAAGGTGGCGGCGAGCCCTTCCGCAACACTGCCCTGCAAGAGCTTGTGGAACGCGTTGCCCCGCTGATCGACCGCTTGACGCCAAGGGAAAAATTGGTACTGTCCCTGTATTACACTGATGAGCTTAACATGCGTGAAACAGCCGAAGTAATGGGAATTACCGAAGGCCGCGTATCGCAATTGCACTCACAGGCCCTGACCCGACTTCGCAAAGAGTTTCATAACCTCTATGGCGAAGGTTCCGAAATATAA
- a CDS encoding chemotaxis response regulator CheY, producing the protein MPYNPNMRVLVVDDFSTMRRIVRNILRQLGFQNVVEADDGTSAWEVLNREKIDFIVSDWNMPQMTGIDLLRKVRASEQFANIPFLMVTAEAQQENIIEAVQAKVSNYIVKPFTADTMKQKIDKIFP; encoded by the coding sequence ATGCCTTACAATCCGAATATGCGTGTTCTTGTGGTTGACGATTTCTCCACCATGCGTCGTATCGTGCGCAACATTCTGCGCCAGCTTGGCTTTCAGAACGTGGTTGAGGCTGACGACGGCACCAGTGCATGGGAAGTTCTGAACCGCGAAAAAATCGACTTTATTGTTTCTGACTGGAACATGCCCCAGATGACCGGCATCGACCTTTTGCGCAAGGTTCGCGCCAGCGAGCAGTTTGCCAACATTCCTTTTCTCATGGTCACGGCCGAGGCCCAGCAGGAAAACATCATCGAAGCGGTGCAAGCCAAGGTTTCCAACTACATTGTCAAACCGTTCACTGCAGACACCATGAAGCAGAAGATCGACAAGATTTTCCCCTAG
- a CDS encoding flagellar basal body-associated FliL family protein: protein MAEKQDIKEAPAKDELQVAVSPDTSLRKVELDLDDAPFLKEQDPPPPAVKEGAPLQVAEDAPPPNKKKKLLIIAAAAALVVVLVAAAAVWWFVLRTPPPPPPDPIKPEVIVVPTPKTPTAKADSVKELAPFVIPRQTAKGARFLICKFSTVSQSPRVGMEIDQKLIPLRDALYYYLSSKTDEFLLDPANAATIKKDLGGVLNDYLTQGRIDDILFESYLNE, encoded by the coding sequence GTGGCTGAAAAACAGGATATTAAAGAAGCCCCCGCCAAGGACGAACTGCAGGTTGCAGTAAGCCCTGACACGAGCCTGCGTAAAGTGGAGCTTGATCTTGACGATGCGCCTTTTCTCAAGGAGCAGGATCCGCCGCCACCGGCTGTAAAGGAAGGCGCTCCCCTTCAGGTTGCTGAAGACGCCCCCCCGCCCAACAAGAAGAAAAAGCTGCTTATCATTGCAGCCGCTGCGGCACTGGTTGTGGTGCTGGTTGCGGCTGCAGCAGTATGGTGGTTTGTGCTGCGCACTCCTCCGCCGCCCCCGCCGGACCCCATCAAGCCAGAGGTGATTGTGGTTCCCACACCCAAAACACCCACGGCCAAGGCAGACAGCGTCAAGGAACTGGCGCCCTTTGTCATACCCCGGCAAACCGCCAAGGGCGCGCGTTTTCTCATCTGCAAGTTTTCTACGGTCAGCCAGAGCCCACGGGTAGGTATGGAAATTGACCAGAAGCTCATTCCCCTGCGCGATGCCCTGTACTATTACCTGAGCAGCAAGACGGACGAATTTTTGCTCGACCCTGCCAACGCAGCCACCATCAAGAAAGACCTTGGCGGCGTGCTCAACGACTACCTTACGCAGGGGCGTATTGATGATATTCTGTTTGAAAGCTATCTGAACGAATAG
- a CDS encoding efflux transporter outer membrane subunit: MTASGKTAGMMIKAPALVLTLTVLLSACSFAPRYERPEQEMPKQWRAVDMGSAPLHTDWWNRFNDPVLSELVEEALKNNQDLAQSMAKIESAAAQVGVGTAALAPAVSGTGSATAQGASEKTANTVPFDQSKLSRSTTSYQGALSASWELDFWGKVRNQYTMLSDVLMSTVIGHEALRLSVAGQTAQGYFALLAQDMQLDTSRRTLKSREESFRIYTARYKQGDITELDWQRARAEVETARAQVHTSTIAVDKAEAGLAVLLGRSPRDIMDRAMKRGQGINMLPAPPVLPAGLPSDLLERRPDVRAAEFTIMAYNANIGVARAQFFPSISLTGMLGTLSASVGNLFTGPAGAWSYGVTGSVPLLDFGRNWYNLKDAEAQKKSAIAVYRKTVQTAFEDIRTSLTSQREADHIVRSMQVQVESLRRAVQIASLQYSNGYTDYLTVLDAERQLFAAELQLATALRDRLNSVVSVCMALGGGWQDAGTSPSFPVVNTEKLLQEQTSVKKAAPASKSE; encoded by the coding sequence ATGACCGCTTCCGGCAAGACAGCAGGCATGATGATTAAAGCACCGGCTCTGGTGTTGACGCTGACGGTACTGCTCTCCGCATGCTCGTTTGCGCCGCGCTATGAAAGGCCGGAACAGGAAATGCCCAAGCAGTGGCGGGCCGTGGACATGGGTTCTGCCCCCCTGCACACTGACTGGTGGAACAGGTTCAATGACCCTGTTCTGTCTGAACTGGTTGAAGAAGCGCTGAAGAACAACCAGGATCTGGCCCAGTCCATGGCCAAGATCGAATCTGCCGCGGCCCAGGTGGGCGTGGGTACGGCCGCCCTTGCGCCCGCCGTTTCGGGCACGGGTTCGGCCACAGCGCAGGGCGCTTCGGAAAAGACCGCCAATACGGTGCCCTTTGACCAGAGCAAGCTCTCGCGTTCAACCACCTCTTATCAGGGTGCCCTGAGCGCCTCGTGGGAGCTGGATTTCTGGGGCAAGGTGCGCAACCAGTACACCATGCTGAGCGATGTGCTCATGAGCACGGTGATCGGGCACGAAGCCCTGCGCCTTTCTGTGGCCGGGCAGACCGCTCAGGGCTACTTTGCCCTGCTTGCGCAGGACATGCAGCTTGATACTTCCCGCCGCACCCTTAAATCGCGCGAAGAATCCTTTCGCATTTACACTGCCCGCTACAAGCAGGGCGACATAACCGAACTTGACTGGCAGCGTGCCCGTGCCGAGGTGGAAACCGCCCGCGCCCAGGTTCATACCAGCACCATAGCCGTGGACAAGGCGGAAGCCGGTCTGGCAGTACTGCTTGGCCGTTCGCCCCGCGACATCATGGACCGCGCCATGAAGCGTGGTCAGGGCATCAACATGTTGCCCGCACCGCCCGTGCTGCCCGCCGGTCTGCCTTCAGACCTGCTGGAACGCCGGCCCGACGTACGTGCGGCCGAGTTCACCATCATGGCCTACAACGCCAATATCGGCGTGGCCCGCGCCCAGTTCTTCCCCTCCATTTCCCTTACGGGCATGCTGGGTACGCTGAGCGCCTCGGTGGGCAATCTCTTTACCGGCCCTGCGGGCGCGTGGAGCTACGGTGTGACCGGCTCTGTGCCCCTGCTGGATTTTGGCCGCAACTGGTATAACCTCAAGGACGCCGAAGCCCAGAAAAAGTCTGCCATTGCCGTGTACCGCAAAACCGTGCAGACGGCCTTTGAGGACATTCGTACGTCGCTCACCTCCCAGCGTGAAGCTGACCACATCGTGCGCAGCATGCAGGTTCAGGTTGAAAGCCTGCGCCGTGCCGTGCAGATTGCCAGCCTGCAGTACTCCAACGGCTACACCGACTACCTGACGGTGCTGGACGCCGAACGGCAGCTGTTTGCAGCCGAGCTGCAGCTGGCCACCGCCCTGCGTGACAGGCTCAACAGCGTAGTGAGCGTGTGTATGGCCCTTGGCGGCGGCTGGCAGGATGCGGGTACCAGCCCCAGCTTCCCCGTTGTGAATACGGAAAAGCTGTTGCAGGAACAGACCAGCGTCAAAAAGGCTGCTCCCGCGAGCAAGTCGGAATAA